One Gossypium raimondii isolate GPD5lz chromosome 3, ASM2569854v1, whole genome shotgun sequence genomic window carries:
- the LOC105794469 gene encoding uncharacterized protein LOC105794469 codes for MALPLGKLSILVGAGIVGSILAKEGHMPNLSDFVSGAFKFAFRQLKHDDSTPSGNKPRNDYLMAQVNSLRQELQTLASNGPVTIVTGRGSGSSKYRIIIVVVVVGYGYVWWKGWRLPDMMFATRRSLSDARDAIAKQLDSVYSSISATRRHLSSRIEGVDNHLNEIADIAATTQDEVSLLQDKSKMLNSNVQSVCYVVQTLESKINRIEGKQDMTNEGVNWLCDYAQTMEQNRPTDRIQAATASSSRPALEAPTRTPSRTGSLPPIVPVDLPAPDSNGTHMVKRSPRNAVSASGLKEVGESSSNDVGNGKATSEDKTNGSSSSSGFSGMMFSGGNGSFLTRTCSATNAVPQQM; via the exons ATGGCTCTCCCTCTTGGAAAGCTAAGTATCCTCGTCGGTGCAG gCATTGTTGGCTCAATTCTTGCAAAAGAAGGACACATGCCAAATCTTTCTGATTTTGTTTCTGGTGCTTTCAAG TTTGCTTTTCGGCAACTTAAACATGATGATTCTACTCCATCAGGAAACAAGCCACGCAATGACTATTTGATGGCTCAG GTTAATAGCCTAAGGCAGGAACTTCAAACCTTAGCGTCAAACGGACCGGTTACTATTGTAACTGGACGTGGATCAG GTAGCAGCAAATACAGAATAATAATTGTTGTTGTAGTAGTTGGATATGGCTATGTTTGGTGGAAG GGTTGGAGACTTCCTGATATGATGTTTGCAACAAGACGTAGTTTATCTGATGCGCGTGATGCCATAGCAAAGCAGCTTGATAGTGTTTACTCATCAATCTCG GCTACCAGGCGACATTTGTCGTCAAGAATTGAGGGTGTCGATAACCATCTGAATGAAATTGCAGATATTGCTGCCACTACTCAAGACGAG GTTTCTCTGCTACAAGATAAATCAAAGATGCTCAACAGCAATGTTCAATCTGTTTGTTATGTTGTTCAAACTCTG GAAAGTAAGATCAACAGAATAGAAGGGAAGCAG GATATGACAAATGAAGGAGTAAACTGGTTGTGTGATTATGCCCAGACCATGGAACAGAATAGACCCACTGATCGTATTCAG GCTGCAACAGCTAGTTCCTCCAGGCCGGCTCTTGAAGCACCAACAAGAACACCATCAAGG ACAGGGTCTTTGCCTCCCATTGTACCAGTAGATTTGCCAGCTCCTGATTCAAATGGAACTCATATG GTAAAGAGATCTCCAAGAAATGCTGTCTCTGCCTCAGGCCTTAAG GAAGTAGGTGAATCAAGTAGCAATGATGTTGGTAATGGGAAAGCCACTTCAGAAGACAAAACTAATGGGTCCTCTTCAAGTTCCGGTTTCTCCGGGATGATGTTTTCAGGTGGGAATGGTTCTTTTCTCACAAGGACGTGCAGTGCAACAAATGCCGTGCCGCAACAGATGTGA